CAAGGGGATCTCCGTCCCGCTCGAGGTCTATTCGATCCGCGGGATCAAGGGAGATGGCGACGCGCCGGGCGATTCGACCCCCGGCGCCTCCCTCCCCTCCGCGGCGACGACGATCGCCACGGCGCTGCTCGCGCTCGCGGCGATGGCAGGGCCGCTCCACGCGCAGGATCTCCCCACCCTGCAGGAGCTGGGGATCGGGTGGACGTCGCCGGGCGGCTTCCTGCAGGTGACGCCGTCGGGGCGGCTGGAGATCGAGGGCTACGCGCCGGGGGACAACCCCGCGTGGCTGATCTCCACCACGCGGCCGTTCGTGGCCCCGCGCGCCTCGCTGCTCGTGGACGTGTTCGCGGGCGCGCGGGTGCTGGGAAGCGTGGAACTGCGCGCCGACCGCGGCGAGGCGCCCGCCGACCGGCCGCTGCAGGTGCGCGTGGAGCAGGCGTATCTCCGCGTGACGCCCCTCTCCGGCGCGAACCTGTCGGCGCAGGCGGGAAAGTTCGTCTCGCCGTTCGGCAACTGGCCGCAGCGCCACGCCTCGCCCGCGCAGGAGGCGTTCATCCGCCCTCCCCTTCCCTACGACTACCGCACCATGATCTGCCCGTGGTTCCTCCCGGCGGGCTCGGCGGGGTTCGTCACCTGGAAGGACGCGCCCGAGCTCTTCCGCGCGATGGGCGCGCCGGTGGTGTGGAACGCGCCGTACCAGGTGGGGGCGATGGTGAGCGGGGGATGGAAGGCGCTCGGCTTCCGCGCGGCGGTGATGAACAGCGCGCCGTCGAGCGAGCCGTCGGAGTGGAACACCCTCGGCGCGGGCGAGCACGGACCGTCGTACGTCGCCCACGCCAGCGTGCAGGTGATCCCCGAGCTGCGGATCGGCGCGTCGTACGACCGCGGCAGCTACCTGCAGGACGAGCTGGGCGGCGCGCCGCTCCCGCCGGGCGAGCCGATCAGCCACTACTTCCAGGAGATCTGGGGATTCGAGGCGTCGTTCGCGCGCGGCCCCGTGGAGGCGCGCGGCGAGCTGCTGCTGGACACCTGGGACGTGCCGAACGTGACCGACTATCCTCGCGACGTGTCGTTCTACGCCGAGACGAAGGTGAAGCTCACGCCCGGCCTGTTCGCCGCCGCGCGCTACAGCGGGATCCGCTTCGACCGCATCTCCGACGGCGCGGGGGGCGAGGAGCGGTGGGACTACCCCGTCGACCGCCTGCAGTTGGCCGCCGGCTACCGCCTCGGCCGCACGACCGAGGTGCGCGCCGAGTACATGCTCAACTCCACCGACGCCCCGCCCGCGGGAAACGACGACCTCTTCGCCGTGCGCTGGAGCTGGCAGTTCTAGGGGATTCTCACGCGGAGACGCGGAGCCGCGGAGGGGTTCTCCGCGTCTCCGCGCCTCCGCGTGAGCCACTTCAGTTCTTGGGGAGAGTGATGGGAGAGAAGAAAACGACCGACGCGAAGCCCGTCTTCTTCGCCACGCCGGCGGAGTTCCGCGCGTGGCTGGAGGCGCACCACGAGACCGAGCCGGAGCTGCTGGTCGGCTTCTGGAAGAAAGGGTCGGGGAAGCCGAGCATCACCTGGCCCGAGTCGGTGGACGAGGCGCTCAGCTTCGGGTGGATCGACGGCGTGCGGCGCTCGCTGGGCGACGAGGCGTACACCATCCGCTTCACCCCACGGCGGGCGCGCAGCACCTGGAGCGGGGTGAACGTGCGCCGCATGGGCGAGCTGATCGCCGAGGGCCGCGTGCGCCCCGCGGGGATGAAGGCGTTCGAGGCGCGCAGCGCGGACAAGACCGCCATCTACGCCTACGAGCAACGCGCGCCCGACCTGACCGAGCCGTACGCCGGCGAGCTGCGCGCGAACGCGGGGGCGTGGGAGTTCTGGCAGAAGCAGGCGCCGTGGTACCGCAAGACGGCGAGCTGGTGGATCATAAGCGCCAAGAAGGAGGAGACGCGCCAAAAGCGGCTGGCCACGCTGATCGACGACTGCGCGAACGGCCGGGTGCTGGCCGGGCTCGACCGCAAGCCGAAGAAGTAGGTCTCGCACGTGGACGCCGAGAACGTCTGCACACCTTCGATCGCTCTTATTGCGATCTAACGAGGTGATCTGATTGTATGCAGGCCAATACATAATCCATCTGTTTTCTGATACGTATCTTAAGATTGTCGCAGGTGGACGCGACGACGGATTCCGAGCGGGAGCGACTCCACGTAACATTCTCAGGAACGATTTCCCGCCTGAAGCGCGTGCTGTTGCCAGAGACCCGCTCTCGCCGCAGTCAGGGTGATCGATAGATGGCTTGTCTGCATCAGCGAACGGTAGCACGTGAGTAGAATCTACAGCCATTTTGAAAAAGCACGCTACCGCTAACTTGCGCGACTAACATTTTCAGTACATAATTGCAGCGCAGCGATTCAGCTGCCCCACCCACCACTCACCTGCCCAGGGGAAACATGAGGTACACGAAACCCGTTTCGGCCGCGGTTGTCGCCCTGCTGTTCACCGCCGCCTGCGACACGTCGGACCAGCCCGTGAGCCCGCAGCCCGGCAGCCCGTCGCTGAACAACGCGGCGCCGCAGGGGGCGATCCACACCCCGGACGACGAGTTCGCGCGCGTGTCGCGGGCCGAGGTGCCGGGCTTCGCCGGGTACTACCTGGACACCGACGGCACGCCCGTGATCCGCCTGAAGGACCAGGGCCAGCGCGGTGCCGCGCAGCGCTACCTGGCGCAGGAGATCGCCGCCGCGCACCGCGGCCGCCTGGCGATGGCCCCCCGGCAGCCGAAGTTCGTGAGCGCGCAGTACGACTTCGCGCAGCTGAAGGGGTGGGCGGAGCAGCTCACGCCGCTGATGTCGCAGCGCGGCGACGTGTACCTGGTGGACGTCGACGAGGTGAACAACCGCGTGCTGCTGGGCGTGGCCGACGCCACCGCCACCGGCGCCGTGCGCGCCGAGGCCACCCGGCTGGGCATCCCCGCGAACGCGGTGGCCACGCAGCACCAGCAGGCCCCGCAGGCGCGCGCCTCGCTGCGCGACCGGCAGACGGTGCTCGGCGGCGGCATCCAGATCGCGTTCAGCCAGTACCTGTGCACGCTGGGCTTCA
The Longimicrobium sp. genome window above contains:
- a CDS encoding YdeI/OmpD-associated family protein → MGEKKTTDAKPVFFATPAEFRAWLEAHHETEPELLVGFWKKGSGKPSITWPESVDEALSFGWIDGVRRSLGDEAYTIRFTPRRARSTWSGVNVRRMGELIAEGRVRPAGMKAFEARSADKTAIYAYEQRAPDLTEPYAGELRANAGAWEFWQKQAPWYRKTASWWIISAKKEETRQKRLATLIDDCANGRVLAGLDRKPKK